From one Solanum stenotomum isolate F172 chromosome 12, ASM1918654v1, whole genome shotgun sequence genomic stretch:
- the LOC125847724 gene encoding pre-mRNA-processing factor 39-2, whose product MEVHNNNAADGHHPIQVLLDSEDRTMVSFIEVHNERLKDMISGGSEDLDSWNSLISEIEKTYPDDSNTICLAFDSFLSKFPLCHWHWKRYAYHEARLCNAEKAVEIFERAVESTPFSVGLWVDYCTFAVSSFEDPFDIRRLFTKGISLVGKDYFCHVLWDKYMSFEFSQEKWGFLTLVYVQALRFPTKKLHKYYENFKKLVTNLEEEILHLTDDSREVQLKELSDATVVLSNKEIAQVVKDLQDPSDGSVRLKALYKYRYCGDQLYQKACQLEEKIKSFESNIQRRYFQATPLDNDELKNWHDYLDFIEKQDDFDWALKLYERCLISCANYPEFWIRYVDFMETRGGRELAMFALERATKVFSKNVPEIHLFTARYMEQIGDPDGARASFPPINADWDSCFIQYVTNRANMEKRLGNCSAAFDIYKRAINMAAKEQKLQCIPMLYIGYYRLRHMITASVEAARDVIIDGINRFPGCGLLYEELIRFAMVHEGTKQLSIVDSVIVNAISPVSDVSQDLDIKDRESISLLFLELVDLCGSISEIRKAWSRHIKLFPQFIRTNTSSKHIGTEKSSLNNFIEQRRNISYVLVNQPSKGTSSGHTIQLSEGEQVHLLTLKDGKQPDQPSADRSLAVVNDKDVTGQQKQLPPEMEDLSSGNGSGKNELSFDPVVQSKDDSSTPMELSHGPSQQRRENLPGPMDFSYDSIPQPGEDVSKSPGPVLDLKEPSRPLSVLEASQADTINRDQDVELKQPPMPVSLENLSLVSGERESQDFVAMHSNDLESGEEIPSSSTGRPQDPVNDGNGPVGCSSPSTYLFSESAQTHPGPVTAESSLLNDTVAVPESGNSKVPNQPAGYDQQQQPQRAASQEPCLRDSQGDSEIQQVLDKATVQCQTGTSQGNISSNQCWTLNNMPQQISMSGNHPLASSSPVSYSQPSTALHSVHDSQQSGPDPHHEALNQKSQHISLSENHPQMSSSPASFSQPSTPQHFRQSSQQIGPLHNQEALNQTSQHHYQQQHLLQGQYQQHQLQMQQPYTSIQQQQMHLHPSQQHYQQQQLIQQQQQQQNQQQTPLLQQQQQQQQYFQQIQSLQYPQQQYLLHQLQYLPQAQQLWQQQFQLQAQQMQSQEGQQTQQHYLQTQEQQLEQYRQSQELAYQMQQHGYQLLLHQYQVHQQQQQQRQQQGHLQLQQYSHLQQQQYHHLEQQTDEEYNQTHQGQQVVEPHSSGTPAPETESPESARQPHSAEKSGYSVSPYRRAPAHGISPSHSTGTLASEVSSFSRTNSSRDQ is encoded by the exons ATGGAGGTACACAATAACAATGCTGCTGACGGACATCATCCCATTCAAG TATTGCTTGATTCTGAAGACAGAACTATGGTTTCCTTTATTGAAGTTCATAATGAAAGACTTAAGGATATGATTTCTGGAGGCTCAGAAGACCTTGATTCCTGGAACTCACTGATATCAGAGATTGAGAAAACCTACCCT GATGATAGCAATACAATTTGTTTGGCTTTTGACTCCTTTTTGTCTAAGTTTCCACTATGTCACTGGCATTGGAAAAGATATGCTTATCACGAGGCACGGCTATGTAATGCTGAAAAGGCTGTTGAAATCTTTGAGAGAGCTGTGGAATCAACACCATTTTCTGTTGGACTGTGGGTTGACTATTGTACCTTTGCTGTGAGTTCGTTCGAGGATCCATTTGATATTCGTAG GTTGTTTACCAAAGGAATCTCCCTTGTTGGGAAGGACTACTTCTGTCATGTCTTATGGGACAAGTACATGTCCTTTGAGTTCTCTCAAGAGAAGTGGGGCTTCCTCACTCTAGTTTATGTACAGGCTCTACGCTTCCCCACAAAGAAGTTGCATAAGTACTACGAGAA CTTTAAGAAGCTTGTAACcaatttagaagaagagatTCTACATCTCACTGATGACAGCCGTGAAGTACAACTAAAGGAGCTGTCTGATGCAACAGTTGTGTtatcaaataaagaaattgCTCAAGTTGTTAAGGACCTCCAGGATCCCAGTGACGGTTCAGTCAGATTGAAAGCACTGTATAAGTACAGATACTGTGGAGATCAGCTATACCAGAAAGCGTGTCAACTagaggaaaaaattaaaagttttgaatCAAACATCCAGAGGCGATATTTCCAGGCAACTCCTCTTGACAACGATGAGCTGAAGAACTGGCATGATTATCTCGACTTCATTGAAAAGCAAGACGATTTTGATTGG GCCCTAAAACTGTATGAGAGATGCTTGATATCCTGTGCCAACTATCCTGAGTTCTGGATACGTTATGTTGATTTTATGGAGACTAGGGGAGGACGAGAGCTAGCGATGTTTGCTTTAGAACGAGCAACAAAAGTTTTCTCAAAG AATGTTCCAGAAATCCATCTTTTTACTGCTAGATATATGGAGCAAATTGGAGATCCAGATGGTGCTCGCGCTTCTTTTCCTCCTATTAATGCAGATTGGGACTCCTGTTTCATTCAATATGTTACCAATCGAGCAAATATGGAAAAACGTCTG GGAAATTGCTCAGCTGCTTTTGATATTTACAAAAGAGCAATTAATATGGCAGCGAAGGAGCAGAAATTGCAATGCATTCCTATGCTATACATTGGTTATTATCGTCTTAGACACATG ATCACTGCCAGTGTGGAGGCTGCAAGAGATGTAATAATTGATGGAATAAATCGTTTCCCTGGTTGCGGACTTCTTTATGAG GAGTTGATAAGATTTGCAATGGTGCATGAAGGAACTAAACAATTGAGCATTGTAGACTCTGTCATAGTTAATGCAATCTCTCCTGTGTCAGACGTATCCCAAGATTTGGATATAAAAGATCGAGAGAGTATATCCTTATTATTTTTGGAG TTAGTTGATCTTTGTGGTTCTATCTCTGAGATAAGAAAGGCATGGAGTCGTCACATTAAATTGTTTCCTCAGTTCATAAGAACCAATACCTCATCTAAACACATAGGTACTGAGAAGAGTTCACTGAACAACTTTATCGAGCAAAGGAGAAACATTTCTTATGTCTTAGTTAATCAGCCATCAAAAGGAACAAGCTCTGGCCATACGATCCAGCTGTCCGAAGGAGAGCAGGTGCATTTACTGACGCTTAAAGATGGGAAGCAACCAGATCAGCCTTCTGCAGACCGGTCTTTAGCTGTGGTCAATGACAAAGATGTGACTGGTCAACAAAAACAGCTACCTCCCGAAATGGAAGATCTGTCCAGTGGAAATGGCTCTGGGAAAAATGAGTTGTCTTTTGACCCTGTGGTTCAATCAAAGGATGATTCATCGACGCCAATGGAATTAAGTCATGGTCCATCACAGCAGAGGAGAGAAAATTTGCCTGGACCAATGGACTTCTCTTATGATTCCATACCCCAACCTGGAGAAGATGTATCCAAATCTCCTGGGCCTGTTCTGGACTTAAAAGAACCATCGAGGCCCCTCTCTGTTTTAGAAGCCTCACAAGCAGATACTATCAATCGAGATCAGGATGTTGAACTTAAACAGCCACCGATGCCGGTTTCTTTGGAGAATCTTTCCTTGGTTTCTGGGGAAAGGGAGTCCCAGGACTTCGTCGCCATGCATTCTAATGATCTTGAAAGTGGTGAAGAAATTCCCTCATCAAGCACAGGTAGACCACAAGATCCTGTAAATGATGGAAATGGACCGGTTGGTTGTTCATCTCCATCAACATATCTGTTTTCCGAATCAGCACAAACACATCCAGGTCCTGTTACTGCTGAAAGTTCACTGCTAAATGATACAGTTGCAGTTCCTGAGAGTGGTAATTCAAAGGTGCCCAATCAACCTGCAGGATATGATCAGCAACAGCAGCCACAACGAGCTGCTTCACAAGAACCATGCCTACGTGATTCTCAGGGTGATTCAGAGATCCAACAGGTCCTAGATAAGGCTACTGTGCAGTGCCAAACAGGTACTTCTCAGGGGAATATCTCGAGCAATCAATGCTGGACATTGAATAATATGCCACAGCAGATTTCCATGTCTGGAAACCATCCCCTGGCGTCTTCCTCACCTGTTTCTTATTCTCAACCAAGTACAGCTCTACATTCTGTGCACGATAGCCAGCAAAGTGGACCAGATCCTCATCACGAAGCATTGAATCAAAAATCGCAACACATCTCCCTATCAGAAAACCACCCTCAAATGTCTTCCTCACCTGCTTCTTTTTCTCAACCAAGTACACCTCAACATTTTAGGCAGAGTAGCCAGCAAATTGGGCCCTTACACAACCAAGAAGCACTGAATCAAACATCACAACACCATTACCAGCAGCAGCATCTTTTGCAGGGGCAGTATCAGCAGCATCAGCTGCAAATGCAACAGCCCTACACTAGTATACAACAGCAACAGATGCATCTACATCCAAGTCAACAGCATTATCAGCAGCAGCAGCTTATTcagcaacaacaacagcaaCAGAATCAGCAGCAAACACCTCTACTGCAACAGCAACAGCAACAGCAACAGTATTTCCAGCAAATTCAGTCTTTACAATATCCACAGCAGCAATATCTTCTGCACCAGCTACAATATTTACCACAGGCACAGCAACTCTGGCAACAGCAGTTTCAACTGCAAGCACAACAAATGCAATCACAGGAAGGCCAGCAAACGCAGCAGCACTATCTGCAAACACAGGAGCAGCAGCTAGAGCAATATCGTCAATCACAAGAACTTGCATACCAGATGCAACAACATGGTTATCAACTACTCTTGCACCAGTACCAAgtacatcaacaacaacaacaacaacggcAACAACAGGGACATCTCCAATTACAGCAGTACTCTCACCTACAACAGCAGCAATATCATCATCTGGAGCAGCAAACGGATGAGGAATACAATCAAACCCATCAG GGTCAACAGGTTGTGGAGCCACATTCTTCAGGAACTCCTGCTCCTGAAACAGAATCACCAGAATCTGCAAGGCAACCACATTCAGCAGAAAAATCTGGATATTCTGTATCCCCTTATAGGCGAGCCCCTGCTCATGGAATCTCACCTTCACATAGTACGGGCACATTGGCATCAGAGGTTTCTTCATTTTCGAGGACAAATTCTTCCCGAGATCAGTAA